Proteins encoded in a region of the Dehalococcoidia bacterium genome:
- a CDS encoding vitamin B12 dependent-methionine synthase activation domain-containing protein — translation MLTASCYLDFDPDRELIRKSVYRRIGYNTDAELRPRIASLVEEYLDHAKHLIQSSFSCVVRRIEQVQGPIVIIENSIHLTSRIIARLLKLCQKVAMFALTIGHGLEERVRELADQGLVLESYLLDAIGSSLTEKMADSVQETIDQRARSQGLSISRRFSPGYCDWHISQQGAIFQAIQSPHLDIKLSKDYFMLPQKSISGIIGLGSPGSNIVSYSPCKTCKKHDCPGRR, via the coding sequence ATGTTAACCGCAAGCTGCTATCTCGATTTCGACCCCGACAGGGAACTCATTCGAAAAAGCGTGTACCGCAGAATAGGATATAATACAGACGCCGAACTGCGGCCTCGTATCGCATCGCTGGTCGAGGAATATCTCGATCATGCCAAACATCTCATTCAATCTTCCTTCTCTTGCGTTGTCAGAAGAATCGAGCAGGTTCAGGGGCCAATCGTCATCATCGAGAATTCCATTCATCTCACCAGTCGAATAATCGCTCGATTACTGAAACTGTGCCAGAAAGTCGCCATGTTTGCACTCACTATTGGTCACGGCCTGGAAGAGAGGGTCCGAGAACTGGCCGACCAAGGGCTTGTTCTGGAGTCATATCTGCTCGATGCCATCGGGTCAAGCCTTACCGAGAAGATGGCCGATTCTGTCCAAGAGACGATTGACCAGAGGGCTCGGTCTCAGGGCCTTTCCATCAGCCGCCGTTTCAGCCCGGGCTACTGTGACTGGCACATCAGCCAACAAGGGGCAATATTCCAGGCGATACAGAGTCCACACTTGGATATCAAATTGAGTAAGGACTACTTCATGCTTCCCCAGAAGTCGATATCGGGCATTATCGGCTTGGGGTCTCCCGGCAGCAACATCGTCAGCTACAGCCCTTGCAAAACCTGTAAGAAGCACGACTGCCCAGGGAGAAGATAA